A genomic segment from Ptychodera flava strain L36383 chromosome 8, AS_Pfla_20210202, whole genome shotgun sequence encodes:
- the LOC139138947 gene encoding disabled homolog 1-like isoform X6, with protein MLNVKQLENKLMNSPADDKTAKKMSSKKTKKASLTMLTPEQRDYLRQQRFKGEGVLFKAKLIGIESVSEARGDRMCQESMHRLKAQAKSSGEHKQRITLSITLSGIKIIDERSGIMLHSHAVHQISFISRDPSDNRAFGYVFGVEGNHRFFAIKTEKAAEHVVLTLKDLFQAVFQLKSKEMEEAKKMQTQEHEQEQEEVESPTVLYLKPMYDDEVGPSESSDSTDPTTGEHTYQEKKTEGGNLVDLENELKNIQMGIDAMEAFGEDPFTGGTTSPIESPSGNKTPNPFEPADPFNTGLTTSTSNDLFSTGSESSFGSPSTPQPAPMPMASTGDALFDPFQSQPGSVGQTQQQGFTADFGQTNSLPVDLFQSQQPGFGQMMGTQPGSQNPFGGGGMLGAAPATGNAMGNGLFDTSMSPNQTSMAASMNAAFNSPPSTGAFGSPPPGVTLNTAGRPMPPPQNPAPKKPDPFSDLDVLGNNKDAFASLGAPPTRKPPPVPTAGGGGPPPMPPRTNIGQPPPAPMAVAASTLPSDDLFGSSLTSPGGSIAPAQPAQNNLFGNQAVDPFGFGGSPAAAPAVQPTTNTTNNAFSGDAFDLLGNL; from the exons ATGTTGAATGTTAAACAGTTAGAAAACAAGCTTATGAACAGTCCTGCTGACGACAAGACTGCCAAAAAGATGTCGTCCAAGAAAACCAAGAAAG CAAGCCTGACTATGCTCACTCCAG AGCAACGAGACTATCTGCGACAGCAGAGATTCAAAGGAGAAGGTGTCCTCTTCAAAGCCAAGTTGATTGGCATAGAAAGTGTCTCTGAAGCCAGAGGAGACAGAATGTGTCAAGAATCCATGCACAGGTTAAAG GCACAAGCAAAGAGTTCTGGTGAACACAAACAGAGGATTACACTTAGCATAACACTCTCTGGTATTAAAATTATTGATGAAAGATCTGGG ATCATGTTACACTCACACGCAGTCCATCAGATTTCATTCATATCAAGGGATCCATCAGACAACAGAGCATTTGGCTATGTCTTCGGGGTTGAGGGAAATCATAGATTCTTTgcaataaaaacagaaaaagcg GCTGAGCATGTAGTACTCACACTGAAAGACCTGTTCCAGGCAGtctttcaattgaaaagcaaagaAATGGAAGAAGCCAAGAAGATGCAAACCCAAGAACATGAACAAGAACAAGAAGAAGTTGAAAGCCCCACTGTACTTTACTTGAAGCCAATGTACGATGATGAAGTAGGCCCATCGGAAAGCAGTGATTCAACCGATCCCACCACTGGTGAACACACTTATCAG GAAAAGAAGACTGAAGGTGGTAATCTGGTGGACCTAGAAAATGAGTTGAAAAACATACAGATG GGCATTGATGCCATGGAAGCATTTGGAGAAGATCCGTTCACCGGTGGAACCACTTCACCGATTGAGTCACCCTCTGGCAATAAGACACCAAATCCATTTGAGCCTGCGGACCCCTTCAATACTGGCCTTACAACTTCAACCAGTAATGATTTGTTCTCAACTGGATCA GAAAGTTCTTTTGGTTCGCCATCCACTCCTCAGCCCGCACCCATGCCCATGGCATCAACGGGAGATGCTCTGTTTGACCCTTTCCAATCTCAGCCCGGATCAGTTGGACAGACACAGCAGCAAGGTTTCACCGCAGACTTTGGTCAGACCAACTCACTGCCGGTGGACCTTTTCCAATCTCAGCAGCCTGGATTTGGCCAGATGATGGGTACTCAGCCAGGCAGTCAAAACCCTTTCGGTGGTGGTGGCATGCTTGGCGCTGCACCGGCCACCGGGAACGCAATGGGTAACGGTCTGTTTGACACCTCAATGTCTCCAAACCAAACCTCCATGGCGGCTAGCATGAATGCAGCGTTCAATTCTCCTCCAAGTACAGGTGCGTTTGGCAGCCCTCCACCTGGTGTGACTCTCAACACTGCTGGAAGACCCATGCCACCTCCTCAGAACCCAGCACCGAAAAAGCCAGACCCATTCAGTGACTTGGATGTGCTGGGCAACAACAAAGATGCCTTTGCAAGCCTTGGAGCGCCCCCAACGAGGAAACCCCCACCAGTGCCAACAGCAGGAGGCGGGGGCCCGCCTCCCATGCCGCCAAGGACTAATATCGGACAGCCACCCCCTGCACCCATGGCAGTGGCTGCCAGCACATTGCCTTCAGATGATTTGTTTGGATCCAGTCTGACAAGTCCCG GAGGAAGTATCGCTCCCGCGCAGCCAGCCCAGAATAACTTGTTCGGAAACCAAGCTGTTGATCCGTTTGGATTTGGTGGTAGTCCAGCAGCA
- the LOC139138947 gene encoding disabled homolog 1-like isoform X5, protein MLNVKQLENKLMNSPADDKTAKKMSSKKTKKEQRDYLRQQRFKGEGVLFKAKLIGIESVSEARGDRMCQESMHRLKAQAKSSGEHKQRITLSITLSGIKIIDERSGIMLHSHAVHQISFISRDPSDNRAFGYVFGVEGNHRFFAIKTEKAAEHVVLTLKDLFQAVFQLKSKEMEEAKKMQTQEHEQEQEEVESPTVLYLKPMYDDEVGPSESSDSTDPTTGEHTYQVPPSEPRLAQNGLHAVANIYEDPSLIKPPPPPVQEEKKTEGGNLVDLENELKNIQMGIDAMEAFGEDPFTGGTTSPIESPSGNKTPNPFEPADPFNTGLTTSTSNDLFSTGSESSFGSPSTPQPAPMPMASTGDALFDPFQSQPGSVGQTQQQGFTADFGQTNSLPVDLFQSQQPGFGQMMGTQPGSQNPFGGGGMLGAAPATGNAMGNGLFDTSMSPNQTSMAASMNAAFNSPPSTGAFGSPPPGVTLNTAGRPMPPPQNPAPKKPDPFSDLDVLGNNKDAFASLGAPPTRKPPPVPTAGGGGPPPMPPRTNIGQPPPAPMAVAASTLPSDDLFGSSLTSPGGSIAPAQPAQNNLFGNQAVDPFGFGGSPAAAPAVQPTTNTTNNAFSGDAFDLLGNL, encoded by the exons ATGTTGAATGTTAAACAGTTAGAAAACAAGCTTATGAACAGTCCTGCTGACGACAAGACTGCCAAAAAGATGTCGTCCAAGAAAACCAAGAAAG AGCAACGAGACTATCTGCGACAGCAGAGATTCAAAGGAGAAGGTGTCCTCTTCAAAGCCAAGTTGATTGGCATAGAAAGTGTCTCTGAAGCCAGAGGAGACAGAATGTGTCAAGAATCCATGCACAGGTTAAAG GCACAAGCAAAGAGTTCTGGTGAACACAAACAGAGGATTACACTTAGCATAACACTCTCTGGTATTAAAATTATTGATGAAAGATCTGGG ATCATGTTACACTCACACGCAGTCCATCAGATTTCATTCATATCAAGGGATCCATCAGACAACAGAGCATTTGGCTATGTCTTCGGGGTTGAGGGAAATCATAGATTCTTTgcaataaaaacagaaaaagcg GCTGAGCATGTAGTACTCACACTGAAAGACCTGTTCCAGGCAGtctttcaattgaaaagcaaagaAATGGAAGAAGCCAAGAAGATGCAAACCCAAGAACATGAACAAGAACAAGAAGAAGTTGAAAGCCCCACTGTACTTTACTTGAAGCCAATGTACGATGATGAAGTAGGCCCATCGGAAAGCAGTGATTCAACCGATCCCACCACTGGTGAACACACTTATCAG GTACCACCATCAGAACCACGACTTGCACAAAACGGCTTACATGCTGTCGCTAATATCTATGAAGACCCTTCATTGATAaagccaccaccaccaccagtACAAGAG GAAAAGAAGACTGAAGGTGGTAATCTGGTGGACCTAGAAAATGAGTTGAAAAACATACAGATG GGCATTGATGCCATGGAAGCATTTGGAGAAGATCCGTTCACCGGTGGAACCACTTCACCGATTGAGTCACCCTCTGGCAATAAGACACCAAATCCATTTGAGCCTGCGGACCCCTTCAATACTGGCCTTACAACTTCAACCAGTAATGATTTGTTCTCAACTGGATCA GAAAGTTCTTTTGGTTCGCCATCCACTCCTCAGCCCGCACCCATGCCCATGGCATCAACGGGAGATGCTCTGTTTGACCCTTTCCAATCTCAGCCCGGATCAGTTGGACAGACACAGCAGCAAGGTTTCACCGCAGACTTTGGTCAGACCAACTCACTGCCGGTGGACCTTTTCCAATCTCAGCAGCCTGGATTTGGCCAGATGATGGGTACTCAGCCAGGCAGTCAAAACCCTTTCGGTGGTGGTGGCATGCTTGGCGCTGCACCGGCCACCGGGAACGCAATGGGTAACGGTCTGTTTGACACCTCAATGTCTCCAAACCAAACCTCCATGGCGGCTAGCATGAATGCAGCGTTCAATTCTCCTCCAAGTACAGGTGCGTTTGGCAGCCCTCCACCTGGTGTGACTCTCAACACTGCTGGAAGACCCATGCCACCTCCTCAGAACCCAGCACCGAAAAAGCCAGACCCATTCAGTGACTTGGATGTGCTGGGCAACAACAAAGATGCCTTTGCAAGCCTTGGAGCGCCCCCAACGAGGAAACCCCCACCAGTGCCAACAGCAGGAGGCGGGGGCCCGCCTCCCATGCCGCCAAGGACTAATATCGGACAGCCACCCCCTGCACCCATGGCAGTGGCTGCCAGCACATTGCCTTCAGATGATTTGTTTGGATCCAGTCTGACAAGTCCCG GAGGAAGTATCGCTCCCGCGCAGCCAGCCCAGAATAACTTGTTCGGAAACCAAGCTGTTGATCCGTTTGGATTTGGTGGTAGTCCAGCAGCA
- the LOC139138947 gene encoding disabled homolog 1-like isoform X1 produces the protein MLNVKQLENKLMNSPADDKTAKKMSSKKTKKASLTMLTPEQRDYLRQQRFKGEGVLFKAKLIGIESVSEARGDRMCQESMHRLKAQAKSSGEHKQRITLSITLSGIKIIDERSGIMLHSHAVHQISFISRDPSDNRAFGYVFGVEGNHRFFAIKTEKAAEHVVLTLKDLFQAVFQLKSKEMEEAKKMQTQEHEQEQEEVESPTVLYLKPMYDDEVGPSESSDSTDPTTGEHTYQVPPSEPRLAQNGLHAVANIYEDPSLIKPPPPPVQEEKKTEGGNLVDLENELKNIQMGIDAMEAFGEDPFTGGTTSPIESPSGNKTPNPFEPADPFNTGLTTSTSNDLFSTGSESSFGSPSTPQPAPMPMASTGDALFDPFQSQPGSVGQTQQQGFTADFGQTNSLPVDLFQSQQPGFGQMMGTQPGSQNPFGGGGMLGAAPATGNAMGNGLFDTSMSPNQTSMAASMNAAFNSPPSTGAFGSPPPGVTLNTAGRPMPPPQNPAPKKPDPFSDLDVLGNNKDAFASLGAPPTRKPPPVPTAGGGGPPPMPPRTNIGQPPPAPMAVAASTLPSDDLFGSSLTSPGNSSDSDFNLPSPGMPPPPLPPRNNVTADSNVSLVNEPVRDITPPLPPRSSMVHGDKDKISNPIPIPPRTHTPKETTPASSLGSPSQQQQKQSNRTEKHTIINSASSSFSNAFNLQESTSLFSGAPSNSNPSISSSACDSSDTMAAFSSNTANTTQNTTQSMTEKTAAQSTSLPQEHLFNQHDFFSSSDGTSMSSSVPNNSAQDNFSNLFPMDDIFSNSSSTTATNTDSDFSFSNAAAPAHTNKNTDVVGLPIHDDPFADDPFSADSPTACKVFVIGATKDTYSFSSSNATTLSSPSSSPSVGNPFAAATSSPSASSSKNDPFSVGGSIAPAQPAQNNLFGNQAVDPFGFGGSPAAAPAVQPTTNTTNNAFSGDAFDLLGNL, from the exons ATGTTGAATGTTAAACAGTTAGAAAACAAGCTTATGAACAGTCCTGCTGACGACAAGACTGCCAAAAAGATGTCGTCCAAGAAAACCAAGAAAG CAAGCCTGACTATGCTCACTCCAG AGCAACGAGACTATCTGCGACAGCAGAGATTCAAAGGAGAAGGTGTCCTCTTCAAAGCCAAGTTGATTGGCATAGAAAGTGTCTCTGAAGCCAGAGGAGACAGAATGTGTCAAGAATCCATGCACAGGTTAAAG GCACAAGCAAAGAGTTCTGGTGAACACAAACAGAGGATTACACTTAGCATAACACTCTCTGGTATTAAAATTATTGATGAAAGATCTGGG ATCATGTTACACTCACACGCAGTCCATCAGATTTCATTCATATCAAGGGATCCATCAGACAACAGAGCATTTGGCTATGTCTTCGGGGTTGAGGGAAATCATAGATTCTTTgcaataaaaacagaaaaagcg GCTGAGCATGTAGTACTCACACTGAAAGACCTGTTCCAGGCAGtctttcaattgaaaagcaaagaAATGGAAGAAGCCAAGAAGATGCAAACCCAAGAACATGAACAAGAACAAGAAGAAGTTGAAAGCCCCACTGTACTTTACTTGAAGCCAATGTACGATGATGAAGTAGGCCCATCGGAAAGCAGTGATTCAACCGATCCCACCACTGGTGAACACACTTATCAG GTACCACCATCAGAACCACGACTTGCACAAAACGGCTTACATGCTGTCGCTAATATCTATGAAGACCCTTCATTGATAaagccaccaccaccaccagtACAAGAG GAAAAGAAGACTGAAGGTGGTAATCTGGTGGACCTAGAAAATGAGTTGAAAAACATACAGATG GGCATTGATGCCATGGAAGCATTTGGAGAAGATCCGTTCACCGGTGGAACCACTTCACCGATTGAGTCACCCTCTGGCAATAAGACACCAAATCCATTTGAGCCTGCGGACCCCTTCAATACTGGCCTTACAACTTCAACCAGTAATGATTTGTTCTCAACTGGATCA GAAAGTTCTTTTGGTTCGCCATCCACTCCTCAGCCCGCACCCATGCCCATGGCATCAACGGGAGATGCTCTGTTTGACCCTTTCCAATCTCAGCCCGGATCAGTTGGACAGACACAGCAGCAAGGTTTCACCGCAGACTTTGGTCAGACCAACTCACTGCCGGTGGACCTTTTCCAATCTCAGCAGCCTGGATTTGGCCAGATGATGGGTACTCAGCCAGGCAGTCAAAACCCTTTCGGTGGTGGTGGCATGCTTGGCGCTGCACCGGCCACCGGGAACGCAATGGGTAACGGTCTGTTTGACACCTCAATGTCTCCAAACCAAACCTCCATGGCGGCTAGCATGAATGCAGCGTTCAATTCTCCTCCAAGTACAGGTGCGTTTGGCAGCCCTCCACCTGGTGTGACTCTCAACACTGCTGGAAGACCCATGCCACCTCCTCAGAACCCAGCACCGAAAAAGCCAGACCCATTCAGTGACTTGGATGTGCTGGGCAACAACAAAGATGCCTTTGCAAGCCTTGGAGCGCCCCCAACGAGGAAACCCCCACCAGTGCCAACAGCAGGAGGCGGGGGCCCGCCTCCCATGCCGCCAAGGACTAATATCGGACAGCCACCCCCTGCACCCATGGCAGTGGCTGCCAGCACATTGCCTTCAGATGATTTGTTTGGATCCAGTCTGACAAGTCCCGGTAATTCTAGCGATTCTGATTTCAATTTACCATCACCAGGCATGCCGCCGCCTCCATTACCACCCAGGAACAATGTAACAGCCGATTCAAATGTATCATTAGTCAATGAACCAGTTAGAGACATCACACCTCCGCTTCCACCGAGATCATCCATGGTTCATGGGGATAAGGACAAAATCAGTAATCCCATACCCATTCCTCCCAGGACACACACACCGAAGGAGACCACGCCCGCCAGCTCTTTGGGAAGCCcttcacaacaacaacaaaaacaatcaaacaggactgaaaaacacacaattaTTAATTCTGCTAGCAGTTCCTTTTCGAATGCTTTTAACTTACAGGAGAGTACCAGTTTGTTTTCCGGCGCACCTTCTAATAGCAACCCTTCTATTTCTAGTAGTGCATGTGATTCCTCTGACACCATGGCAGCCTTCTCTAGTAACACTGCTAACACAACCCAGAACACAACCCAGAGCATGACTGAGAAAACAGCTGCACAGTCAACCTCTCTTCCTCAAGAGCACCTTTTTAACCAGCATGACTTTTTTTCCAGCTCTGACGGCACTAGCATGTCCAGTAGCGTACCAAATAATTCTGCACAGGACAACTTCAGTAACCTGTTTCCTATGGACGATATTTTCAGCAACTCTAGCTCCACAACTGCCACAAACACAGACTCTGACTTCTCTTTTTCAAACGCTGCTGCAcctgcacacacaaacaaaaacacggACGTTGTTGGGCTTCCCATCCACGATGACCCGTTTGCAGACGACCCCTTCAGTGCTGATTCCCCGACTGCCTGCAAAGTTTTTGTGATTGGCGCCACAAAGGACACATATAGCTTTTCATCTTCAAATGCAACAACACTGTCATCACCATCTTCATCTCCATCCGTTGGCAATCCATTCGCGGCAGCGACATCATCACCCTCAGCGAGCAGCTCTAAAAATGATCCATTTTCTGTAGGAGGAAGTATCGCTCCCGCGCAGCCAGCCCAGAATAACTTGTTCGGAAACCAAGCTGTTGATCCGTTTGGATTTGGTGGTAGTCCAGCAGCA
- the LOC139138947 gene encoding disabled homolog 1-like isoform X2 translates to MLNVKQLENKLMNSPADDKTAKKMSSKKTKKEQRDYLRQQRFKGEGVLFKAKLIGIESVSEARGDRMCQESMHRLKAQAKSSGEHKQRITLSITLSGIKIIDERSGIMLHSHAVHQISFISRDPSDNRAFGYVFGVEGNHRFFAIKTEKAAEHVVLTLKDLFQAVFQLKSKEMEEAKKMQTQEHEQEQEEVESPTVLYLKPMYDDEVGPSESSDSTDPTTGEHTYQVPPSEPRLAQNGLHAVANIYEDPSLIKPPPPPVQEEKKTEGGNLVDLENELKNIQMGIDAMEAFGEDPFTGGTTSPIESPSGNKTPNPFEPADPFNTGLTTSTSNDLFSTGSESSFGSPSTPQPAPMPMASTGDALFDPFQSQPGSVGQTQQQGFTADFGQTNSLPVDLFQSQQPGFGQMMGTQPGSQNPFGGGGMLGAAPATGNAMGNGLFDTSMSPNQTSMAASMNAAFNSPPSTGAFGSPPPGVTLNTAGRPMPPPQNPAPKKPDPFSDLDVLGNNKDAFASLGAPPTRKPPPVPTAGGGGPPPMPPRTNIGQPPPAPMAVAASTLPSDDLFGSSLTSPGNSSDSDFNLPSPGMPPPPLPPRNNVTADSNVSLVNEPVRDITPPLPPRSSMVHGDKDKISNPIPIPPRTHTPKETTPASSLGSPSQQQQKQSNRTEKHTIINSASSSFSNAFNLQESTSLFSGAPSNSNPSISSSACDSSDTMAAFSSNTANTTQNTTQSMTEKTAAQSTSLPQEHLFNQHDFFSSSDGTSMSSSVPNNSAQDNFSNLFPMDDIFSNSSSTTATNTDSDFSFSNAAAPAHTNKNTDVVGLPIHDDPFADDPFSADSPTACKVFVIGATKDTYSFSSSNATTLSSPSSSPSVGNPFAAATSSPSASSSKNDPFSVGGSIAPAQPAQNNLFGNQAVDPFGFGGSPAAAPAVQPTTNTTNNAFSGDAFDLLGNL, encoded by the exons ATGTTGAATGTTAAACAGTTAGAAAACAAGCTTATGAACAGTCCTGCTGACGACAAGACTGCCAAAAAGATGTCGTCCAAGAAAACCAAGAAAG AGCAACGAGACTATCTGCGACAGCAGAGATTCAAAGGAGAAGGTGTCCTCTTCAAAGCCAAGTTGATTGGCATAGAAAGTGTCTCTGAAGCCAGAGGAGACAGAATGTGTCAAGAATCCATGCACAGGTTAAAG GCACAAGCAAAGAGTTCTGGTGAACACAAACAGAGGATTACACTTAGCATAACACTCTCTGGTATTAAAATTATTGATGAAAGATCTGGG ATCATGTTACACTCACACGCAGTCCATCAGATTTCATTCATATCAAGGGATCCATCAGACAACAGAGCATTTGGCTATGTCTTCGGGGTTGAGGGAAATCATAGATTCTTTgcaataaaaacagaaaaagcg GCTGAGCATGTAGTACTCACACTGAAAGACCTGTTCCAGGCAGtctttcaattgaaaagcaaagaAATGGAAGAAGCCAAGAAGATGCAAACCCAAGAACATGAACAAGAACAAGAAGAAGTTGAAAGCCCCACTGTACTTTACTTGAAGCCAATGTACGATGATGAAGTAGGCCCATCGGAAAGCAGTGATTCAACCGATCCCACCACTGGTGAACACACTTATCAG GTACCACCATCAGAACCACGACTTGCACAAAACGGCTTACATGCTGTCGCTAATATCTATGAAGACCCTTCATTGATAaagccaccaccaccaccagtACAAGAG GAAAAGAAGACTGAAGGTGGTAATCTGGTGGACCTAGAAAATGAGTTGAAAAACATACAGATG GGCATTGATGCCATGGAAGCATTTGGAGAAGATCCGTTCACCGGTGGAACCACTTCACCGATTGAGTCACCCTCTGGCAATAAGACACCAAATCCATTTGAGCCTGCGGACCCCTTCAATACTGGCCTTACAACTTCAACCAGTAATGATTTGTTCTCAACTGGATCA GAAAGTTCTTTTGGTTCGCCATCCACTCCTCAGCCCGCACCCATGCCCATGGCATCAACGGGAGATGCTCTGTTTGACCCTTTCCAATCTCAGCCCGGATCAGTTGGACAGACACAGCAGCAAGGTTTCACCGCAGACTTTGGTCAGACCAACTCACTGCCGGTGGACCTTTTCCAATCTCAGCAGCCTGGATTTGGCCAGATGATGGGTACTCAGCCAGGCAGTCAAAACCCTTTCGGTGGTGGTGGCATGCTTGGCGCTGCACCGGCCACCGGGAACGCAATGGGTAACGGTCTGTTTGACACCTCAATGTCTCCAAACCAAACCTCCATGGCGGCTAGCATGAATGCAGCGTTCAATTCTCCTCCAAGTACAGGTGCGTTTGGCAGCCCTCCACCTGGTGTGACTCTCAACACTGCTGGAAGACCCATGCCACCTCCTCAGAACCCAGCACCGAAAAAGCCAGACCCATTCAGTGACTTGGATGTGCTGGGCAACAACAAAGATGCCTTTGCAAGCCTTGGAGCGCCCCCAACGAGGAAACCCCCACCAGTGCCAACAGCAGGAGGCGGGGGCCCGCCTCCCATGCCGCCAAGGACTAATATCGGACAGCCACCCCCTGCACCCATGGCAGTGGCTGCCAGCACATTGCCTTCAGATGATTTGTTTGGATCCAGTCTGACAAGTCCCGGTAATTCTAGCGATTCTGATTTCAATTTACCATCACCAGGCATGCCGCCGCCTCCATTACCACCCAGGAACAATGTAACAGCCGATTCAAATGTATCATTAGTCAATGAACCAGTTAGAGACATCACACCTCCGCTTCCACCGAGATCATCCATGGTTCATGGGGATAAGGACAAAATCAGTAATCCCATACCCATTCCTCCCAGGACACACACACCGAAGGAGACCACGCCCGCCAGCTCTTTGGGAAGCCcttcacaacaacaacaaaaacaatcaaacaggactgaaaaacacacaattaTTAATTCTGCTAGCAGTTCCTTTTCGAATGCTTTTAACTTACAGGAGAGTACCAGTTTGTTTTCCGGCGCACCTTCTAATAGCAACCCTTCTATTTCTAGTAGTGCATGTGATTCCTCTGACACCATGGCAGCCTTCTCTAGTAACACTGCTAACACAACCCAGAACACAACCCAGAGCATGACTGAGAAAACAGCTGCACAGTCAACCTCTCTTCCTCAAGAGCACCTTTTTAACCAGCATGACTTTTTTTCCAGCTCTGACGGCACTAGCATGTCCAGTAGCGTACCAAATAATTCTGCACAGGACAACTTCAGTAACCTGTTTCCTATGGACGATATTTTCAGCAACTCTAGCTCCACAACTGCCACAAACACAGACTCTGACTTCTCTTTTTCAAACGCTGCTGCAcctgcacacacaaacaaaaacacggACGTTGTTGGGCTTCCCATCCACGATGACCCGTTTGCAGACGACCCCTTCAGTGCTGATTCCCCGACTGCCTGCAAAGTTTTTGTGATTGGCGCCACAAAGGACACATATAGCTTTTCATCTTCAAATGCAACAACACTGTCATCACCATCTTCATCTCCATCCGTTGGCAATCCATTCGCGGCAGCGACATCATCACCCTCAGCGAGCAGCTCTAAAAATGATCCATTTTCTGTAGGAGGAAGTATCGCTCCCGCGCAGCCAGCCCAGAATAACTTGTTCGGAAACCAAGCTGTTGATCCGTTTGGATTTGGTGGTAGTCCAGCAGCA
- the LOC139138947 gene encoding disabled homolog 1-like isoform X4, whose amino-acid sequence MLNVKQLENKLMNSPADDKTAKKMSSKKTKKASLTMLTPEQRDYLRQQRFKGEGVLFKAKLIGIESVSEARGDRMCQESMHRLKAQAKSSGEHKQRITLSITLSGIKIIDERSGIMLHSHAVHQISFISRDPSDNRAFGYVFGVEGNHRFFAIKTEKAAEHVVLTLKDLFQAVFQLKSKEMEEAKKMQTQEHEQEQEEVESPTVLYLKPMYDDEVGPSESSDSTDPTTGEHTYQVPPSEPRLAQNGLHAVANIYEDPSLIKPPPPPVQEEKKTEGGNLVDLENELKNIQMGIDAMEAFGEDPFTGGTTSPIESPSGNKTPNPFEPADPFNTGLTTSTSNDLFSTGSESSFGSPSTPQPAPMPMASTGDALFDPFQSQPGSVGQTQQQGFTADFGQTNSLPVDLFQSQQPGFGQMMGTQPGSQNPFGGGGMLGAAPATGNAMGNGLFDTSMSPNQTSMAASMNAAFNSPPSTGAFGSPPPGVTLNTAGRPMPPPQNPAPKKPDPFSDLDVLGNNKDAFASLGAPPTRKPPPVPTAGGGGPPPMPPRTNIGQPPPAPMAVAASTLPSDDLFGSSLTSPGGSIAPAQPAQNNLFGNQAVDPFGFGGSPAAAPAVQPTTNTTNNAFSGDAFDLLGNL is encoded by the exons ATGTTGAATGTTAAACAGTTAGAAAACAAGCTTATGAACAGTCCTGCTGACGACAAGACTGCCAAAAAGATGTCGTCCAAGAAAACCAAGAAAG CAAGCCTGACTATGCTCACTCCAG AGCAACGAGACTATCTGCGACAGCAGAGATTCAAAGGAGAAGGTGTCCTCTTCAAAGCCAAGTTGATTGGCATAGAAAGTGTCTCTGAAGCCAGAGGAGACAGAATGTGTCAAGAATCCATGCACAGGTTAAAG GCACAAGCAAAGAGTTCTGGTGAACACAAACAGAGGATTACACTTAGCATAACACTCTCTGGTATTAAAATTATTGATGAAAGATCTGGG ATCATGTTACACTCACACGCAGTCCATCAGATTTCATTCATATCAAGGGATCCATCAGACAACAGAGCATTTGGCTATGTCTTCGGGGTTGAGGGAAATCATAGATTCTTTgcaataaaaacagaaaaagcg GCTGAGCATGTAGTACTCACACTGAAAGACCTGTTCCAGGCAGtctttcaattgaaaagcaaagaAATGGAAGAAGCCAAGAAGATGCAAACCCAAGAACATGAACAAGAACAAGAAGAAGTTGAAAGCCCCACTGTACTTTACTTGAAGCCAATGTACGATGATGAAGTAGGCCCATCGGAAAGCAGTGATTCAACCGATCCCACCACTGGTGAACACACTTATCAG GTACCACCATCAGAACCACGACTTGCACAAAACGGCTTACATGCTGTCGCTAATATCTATGAAGACCCTTCATTGATAaagccaccaccaccaccagtACAAGAG GAAAAGAAGACTGAAGGTGGTAATCTGGTGGACCTAGAAAATGAGTTGAAAAACATACAGATG GGCATTGATGCCATGGAAGCATTTGGAGAAGATCCGTTCACCGGTGGAACCACTTCACCGATTGAGTCACCCTCTGGCAATAAGACACCAAATCCATTTGAGCCTGCGGACCCCTTCAATACTGGCCTTACAACTTCAACCAGTAATGATTTGTTCTCAACTGGATCA GAAAGTTCTTTTGGTTCGCCATCCACTCCTCAGCCCGCACCCATGCCCATGGCATCAACGGGAGATGCTCTGTTTGACCCTTTCCAATCTCAGCCCGGATCAGTTGGACAGACACAGCAGCAAGGTTTCACCGCAGACTTTGGTCAGACCAACTCACTGCCGGTGGACCTTTTCCAATCTCAGCAGCCTGGATTTGGCCAGATGATGGGTACTCAGCCAGGCAGTCAAAACCCTTTCGGTGGTGGTGGCATGCTTGGCGCTGCACCGGCCACCGGGAACGCAATGGGTAACGGTCTGTTTGACACCTCAATGTCTCCAAACCAAACCTCCATGGCGGCTAGCATGAATGCAGCGTTCAATTCTCCTCCAAGTACAGGTGCGTTTGGCAGCCCTCCACCTGGTGTGACTCTCAACACTGCTGGAAGACCCATGCCACCTCCTCAGAACCCAGCACCGAAAAAGCCAGACCCATTCAGTGACTTGGATGTGCTGGGCAACAACAAAGATGCCTTTGCAAGCCTTGGAGCGCCCCCAACGAGGAAACCCCCACCAGTGCCAACAGCAGGAGGCGGGGGCCCGCCTCCCATGCCGCCAAGGACTAATATCGGACAGCCACCCCCTGCACCCATGGCAGTGGCTGCCAGCACATTGCCTTCAGATGATTTGTTTGGATCCAGTCTGACAAGTCCCG GAGGAAGTATCGCTCCCGCGCAGCCAGCCCAGAATAACTTGTTCGGAAACCAAGCTGTTGATCCGTTTGGATTTGGTGGTAGTCCAGCAGCA